TGATTATCTTTATCAGTACATTTGATTGTTACCCATATATATAATCCATAAAATATAAGTATGTATGAAAGCAATCCGAATTATTTTTTCCTTATTGCTGATTATGGCAATCAGTATACCGACTCTTTCTGCACAAACTAAGAAAGAAAAGAAAGAGCTAAAGAAACAAGCGGTTGAAAAACTCATCACATCCGGGAAATATAAAATAGATGTGAACCGGGCACTTCCTGCAAGGGGACGGTCCGTGATGCTGACTTCTCCATATTCTGTAGAAATCAGAAACGATTCCATCATATCCCATCTACCTTATTATGGAAGGGCCTATTCAATTCCTTATGGTGGCGGAGAAGGGCTCAACTTCAAAGCTCCACTTACCGACTACAAGCTGGATTGGGATAAGAAAGGAACAGCAAAAATTAAATTCACGGCACGGAGCACGGAAGATAAATTCGATTTTGATATCGATATTTTTAGCAACGGCTCCTCTACCATATTCGTAAACATGCAAAACCGCCAGTCCATCAACTTTCAGGGAGAAGTAGATATGACGGAAAAAAAAATGGAAAAATAAGGTATATAACCTGCCAATGATTACCTTTCTGCAATGACATCCTAAATTTATGTACAAAGAATACCCACCATGCAGTCTGCTCTCCCCCTATATTGACAAATATTGGGAATTTAAAGGCAATCCTGAATATGGAATGCGCATCAACATACTTCCCGACGGATGCACGGATTTTATCTTCACCCTTGGAGAGGCTACACAGACGGTAGATGGCAGGCTAACCATGAAACCTTACCGTTCCTACTTCATTGGACCGATGAATAGTTACTCGGAACTGGTAGCTTATGCGGAAACCATTCATATGCTGGGAGTCCGTTTTCTACCTTCCGGATTATCACGTTTCATACAATTACCCCTGCACGAACTTACCAATCAAAGAATCTGTGCTGATGAAGTAACTAACTTCTTCGATGCCTCGTTTGCAGAAAGACTATGTGAAGAGGATAACTTTGGAGACAGAATAAAGATAATAGAAGAATTATTCATCAAGTCTTTATACAAATATGATCTACAGACGGACCCACAGATTGCGTTTGCCATAGAACAAATAAACCGTCATCAGGGAAAACTCCCGGTACAATCATTAGTGGAAGATATTTGTCTCTGCCAACGACAATTCGAACGTAAATTCAAAATGAATACAGGATATACTCCCAAAATATACAGCAGAATTATGCAATTCAAGAATGCGGTAGATTTATTGAGGAGTGCTACCTGCGATAACCTGTTATCTACTGCTGTTCATGCAGGATACTATGATGTCCCCCATCTTTCAAGAGAAATAAAAAGAATGTCAGGTAATACCCCCTACTCTTTTCTGGCCCTTCCTTCGCCGGAAGAAGAAGTCACGCTGACTTACGTAGAAGCGTAAATGTCGTTTTTATACAATGAAGGAATATCTCCGGCTACTTATATTTGCACCATTCAATTAACAAAACAGATTAAAAAGATGGAAACACTTGAAAAGAAAGCCGCAGAAATGCTTCAAAAGAGCGAAGTAGTAGTTCTTACCTCTATTAACCAAGAGGGATATCCCCGCCCTGTACCAATGAGTATGGTTAAAGCCGAAGGTATTTCAACCGTTTGGATGTCAACCGGAAACGACTCATGGAAAACAGTTGATTTTCGAAAGAATCCGAAAGGTGGTTTATGTTTCTATGCCCAGGGAGACAGTGTTTGCATGACCGGTGATGTAGAAGTTATCACAGATGCAGACATCAAACAAGAACTTTGGCAAGACTGGTTCATCAACCATTTTCCCGGCGGCCCGACTGACCCGAACTATGTCATATTAAAGTTCAAGGCTAACCATGCCACTTACTGGATAGAGGGAAAGTTCATCCACAGAAAAGTTTAATGAGTATTAAGCTGTGTTCAATAAAAAGATAATCTATCGGAAATTAACTCAATAAAGAATATAAATTCATATATTTGCGTTTACTATAAAACGAACTTATATATGAAAATCAAAACTTTATTATTCCTGTTTATCTGTCTCTCTTTAAGTGCCTGCAAGGATGATGACGATCCAAGTGGTAACAGTGATCGTCCTGATACGCAGGCATGGATAGAGGATACCATGCGCGAACATTACTATTGGTACAATGAAATACCGGTAGCCGGCAAGCTGAATTATGCGAATGATCCGGAAACTTTCTTTTATTCATTACTGTCTGATAAAGACGGGAAAGTTCGTGGAAGCAAACACCAATATTTCTCATATATCAAAGAACTCACAGGAGGAAATACGCGTAGTACGATAAATGAAGAGTATTCATACGGTTTTGAATTTACAGGTATTTATGCTGATAAAACACATCAGGACATACTTGCGCTCGTATTATATGTAGTGAAAGATTCGCCGGCTGATGATGCCGGATTGCAACGAGGCGACTGGATTACAAAAATCAATGATGCTCCAGTGACAGATGCTAATTTTGCATCATTATCCGGTGGCGAAGCCTGTTCATTAACAATAGCCAAATGGGACCCGGCAACAAAAAAGTTTGTGCTTCAGAATGAAAAAATAAATTTAGCATCAGCCCGGAAAGTTGAAGATGATCCGGTATATACATGGAATGTCATCGAAAGTCCGGTCAAAAATAAAAAAGTAGGTTATCTGCTTTACAACCATTTCACTGCAGGGAAAAGCGATGATGACACGTCTTACGACAACCATTTAAAATCTCTTTCAGGCTCTGACTTTAACGGAGTGGATGAATTTGTCTTGGATTTACGGTACAACAATGGTGGAGCATTATCTTCCGGTATCTTATTATGTACCATTCTCCAACCGGGAAATCAAGTTGGCAACAAATTAGGTTACCTACAATACAATGATAAACAAAAAAACAAAAAGGTCCAATTTAATACAAACAAGAGTTTGCTCGGATCAAACGGGAAAAACCTGAACCTAAAAACACTGTATGTATTAGTAAGTAGTTCCAGTGCATCCGCTTCGGAAATGGTGATCAACTCATTGGAACCTTTTATGAATGTTGTGGTAATTGGAGAAACAACTGTAGGTAAAAACGTCGGTTCACTGGAATATACAAGCGACGACAAAAAGTGGGAGATGCACCCTATTGTTTGTCAAATATACAATTCAGTAGACTTTACTGATTATGCTGATGGAATAGTGCCGGATGTACAACTTGACGAAGCATTCACATACGTTGATGCTCAAACTGTATCTCCCATTGAAATGTTTCCTTTAGGAGATCCGAATGAACACTTATTTAAAGCTGCCATAGACCTGATTGACGGAAAAAACACCCTCACCCGGAGTATAGATGCACCGGGCACAGTCGCTTACAAAAAGGTTCCCGGTAACTCAATAGACAGAAAAGCAACCGGCAGTGTGATTATTAACAAATAATCTGTAAATTTGCAGTCCGAAATTTACAGACTGTAAATCATGCAAGGAACAAAGAATCTGACTAAAGGGCCTATCAATCGCCAGTTATTTAATCTGGCGATACCTATTATGGCTACTTCCTTTATCCAGATGGCGTACAGCCTGACGGACATGGCATGGGTGGGCCGTTTAGGCAGCGAAGCAGTTGCTGCTGTCGGTGCAGTAGGTATACTCACCTGGATGTCCGGTTCCATAGCCTTGCTGAATAAAGTAGGTTCTGAAGTCAGCGTAGGGCAATCTATCGGGACTCGTAGCGAACAAGATGCACGGCAGTTCGCTTCGCATAATATCAGTATTGCCCTGCTCATTTCTGTATGCTGGGCAGCCCTGTTATTTCTATTTGCCGATCCTATCCTGCATATATTCGAACTGAAAGAGCATATCACACAGAATGCCGTAACTTACCTACGTATTGTCTCAACAGGATTACCTTTCGTATTTTTATCGGCCGCCTTCACAGGAATATACAATGCGGCAGGACGAAGCAAGACACCTTTCTACATCAGTGGTACCGGATTGATAATGAATATCATACTCGACCCGTTATTTATCTTCGGTTTTGGCTGGGGAACAGTGGGTGCAGCCCTCGCCACATGGTTATCCGAAGCTACAGTATTCGGTATTTTCATTTATCAGCTACGGTATAAAGACAATCTGCTGGGAGGCTTCCCTTTTCTTACCCGTCTTAAAAAGAAATACACCCACCGTATATTCAAGCTCGGGCTTCCGGTAGCTACGCTGAATACCTTGTTTGCCTTTGTCAATATGTTCCTTTCGCGTACGGCTTCGGAACAAGGGGGACATATCGGACTTATGGCTTTCACTACCGGAGGACAAATAGAAGCCATTACCTGGAATACCTCGCAAGGTTTCTCTACCGCATTAAGTACCTTCATTGCACAGAATTATGCTGCCGGAGAAAAATCAAGAGTAAAAAAGGCCTGGCGCACTACACTCTGGATGACATCTATATTCGGTACCCTATGCTCATTACTCTTCATTTTCTTTGGAAGTGAAGTGTTTTCCATTTTCGTACCCGAACCGGAGGCTTTCCGCGTAGGTGGTGATTTCCTGCGTATAGACGGTTATTCACAGCTCTTCATGATGCTGGAAATTACCATGCAAGGCGTATTCTACGGATTGGGAAGAACAATTCCACCAGCCATCATCAGTATATCGTGCAACTATATGCGTATACCCGTAGCCCTGCTTCTGGTACACATGGGAATGGGGGTAGACGCCATATGGTGGGCTGTAAGTGCAACAACCATTGCTAAGGGATTTATTCTCACATTCTGGTTTATACTTATAAAAAGAAAAATTCTCTAAAAAAGGAGAACAAAATACCTAAACATAACATCAACATATTTGTTATATATCTAACTTTGCATTACAAACATAGTAACATTTTTAAAAGAACAAATTATGAAAAAGATGAAAATTAGTGTACTGTTATTGAGCGGTGCTATATTATTAGGAAGTTGCAGTACAATGAACAATACCGCAAAAGGCGGTGTGATTGGTGGTGGATCAGGCGCAGCAGCCGGTGCTATCATTGGCGGACTTATCGGTAAAGGTAAGGGCGCAGCTATCGGTGCGGCTGTCGGTGCGGCAGTAGGTACAGGTGCCGGTGTTGCCATTGGCCATAAGATGGATAAGAAAGCTGCCGAAGCTGCCAAAATTGAAGGTGCACAAGTAGAGAAAGTAACCGATACCAACGGACTTGCTGCTGTAAAAGTAACTTTCGAATCAGGCATCCTGTTTGGTTTTAATTCATCAGCATTGAGCAATACATCAAAAGCTTCTTTGCGCGAACTGGCCCAGATTCTGAAGGAAGACCCTACAACGGACATTGCTATCGTAGGCCATACAGATAAAGTAGGTACGTATGAAGCAAACATGAAAGTTTCAAAAGACCGTGCATATACTGTAGAAAACTATCTGCAGGATTGCGGCGTTTCTCCTGCACAATTCAAGCAAGTGGAAGGCGTAGGCTACAATCAGTATGATGACAGCATGACAGCCAGTCAAAACCGTCGTGTGGATATCTATATGTATGCCAGCGAACAGATGATTAAGAACGCAGAAGCAGGTAAATAAGCTACAAGATACAAAGCTACGAGCTACAAGTTGCTACGCAATGTTTTTTAGGAAAAAGCAAAGATTTTGCTGTCACACCTAAAAGCGTCCGTACTTGTAGCTCGTAGTACGTTACTAACCAACAAAAGCCACGGCAATAAATATGAAGAAGGTTTTGCGAATCCTACGCAATCTGATACTCTTTTTCTTTATCTCCACTATTCTCACGGTGGTGATCTATCGTTTTATTCCCGTTTATTTCACTCCCCTTATGGTTATCCGTAGTACCCAACAGATTTTTAAAGGCGAAAAACCGGTCTGGCATCACAGTTGGGTTTCTTTTGATAAAATCTCTCCTCACCTGCCGATGGCGGTAATCGCTTCGGAAGACAATCGCTTTGCTACTCACAATGGTTTCGATTTCATAGAAATAAAAAAAGCTATGAAAGAGAATGAAACACGAAAGCGGAAGCGAGGAGCCAGTACCATCAGCCAACAGACTGCAAAAAATGTATTTCTTTGGCCCCAATCTTCATGGACGCGAAAAGGACTTGAAGTTTACTTCACCTGGCTTATTGAACTCTGTTGGTCGAAAGAACGGATCATGGAAGTATATCTTAACTCTATCGAAATGGGAAAAGGTATTTATGGAGCAGAAGCTACCGCCAAATACAAGTTCCACACCACTGCTGCTAAACTAACAGCAGGTCAAAGTGCATTGATTGCAGCAACCCTTCCTAACCCCATACGCTTTGATTCCGCACACCCGTCAGCTTACATCCTGCGCAGACAGTCACAGATATTAAGGTTGATGAAGTTAGTTCCCAAATTCCCTCCGGTAGAAAAAGCAGAAAAGAAATGAAGAAAACCTTGCCATTGTTCTTAATTTGTATACTTATCTGTTGTGGAGCACATGCCCAACGTACAGAAGTTTATAACCCGCATATACATACGGTGCAGGTCATCGCCAACAACGACTATATGGCTCCTGCCGTCATCCGGTTAGGTGAAGGTGAAACTGTAGAAATCTCATTCGACCACCTCACGCACGATTACCATCGTTATCAGTATGTCCTCACACATTGCAATGCAGACTGGACCCCGTCCGACCTTTCCGAAACAGAATACCTGGATGGTTTCAATGATAATCCGATAGAGGATCACGATATTTCCGTCAACACTACTCTGCCCTACACACACTATCGCCTAACGTTTCCCAATGACCAGGTACGTCCCAAACTTTCCGGTAACTATCGTCTGTTGGTTTATGATGATGCAGAGGGCAAGAATAAACCCGCTTTCAGCACTTGCTTCCGGATATTGGAGAAAGAGGTAAACATATCAGCACAAGTCAGCAGTGATACAGAGATAGATCGTAACAAAAACCATCAGCAAGTCAGCTTCAGTATCCAGCATAAGGGGTATCCCATTCGTAACCCTCAGAATGAAATCAGAGTACACGTTTTACAGGATAATCGTACAGACAACGAAGTTACCAATCTTCAACCTTCTTACGTTGGCCCTGACCAGTTACGCTACGAACATAATCGTGCGCTAATATTTCCAGCAGGAAACGAATACCGCCGTTTCGAAATGGTGAGTACACGATATGCCTCACAAGGTGTGGAAAGTATCCGCTATCATGCCCCTTACTATCACGTCACGCTGCAACCGGATCTGCCTCGTCTACTCAATTATAGTTATGACCAGGATCAAAATGGACGTTTTGTAATACGGTATGATGAAGCGGTGGATAACAATACGGAAGCAGATTACTTCTTTGTGCATTTCTCTCTGTTATGGGAGAATCCGCTTACAGAGGGAAAGTTTTATCTGCAAGGAGCTTTCACGTATGATGATTTTAATGAAGAGAATCTGCTGAAATACAATCCGGAAACTCACGCTTATGAGTGTGCCCGATTGCTGAAGCAGGGAGCATATAATTATCAGTATCTGTATGTAACACCTGGAAGTACGGTAGGAAGCACCGCACAGGCAGAGGGGAATTTCTATGAAACGGAGAATGAATATCTGATACTTGTTTACCACCGGCCCTTTGGCGAAAGATATGACCGGCTGATCGGTATGCAACAGGTTAGTTATAAATAAGAAGCTACCTAAACAGGTATAAGAAGCAAGCTAAACAGGTATTTACCCAGCTCATTTTGCATCTAAACAGTAAGTCTTATAGAGTGTTGACCTTGGTTAACAGGCCTGTCAACCTTGGTTAACAGAACCGTCAACCAACGTTGACAGATCTGTTAACCAAGGTTGACACCCAATTATTCCTAAGAGCAAACGTTATATTCATTAGTCCTGAACAAAACAATCCCTTATATAAAACAAATGAATCAATAGTCTTTTAGTACGAATGCCCTCCGTCCTTCATCTCTTTCTCATCGATCTTATGTATATCAATGCTCCTCCAAGCATAGAAGATATACGCAAGCACAAATGGAACCAAGAAAGAAACATAGAACATCACCCTCAATGTAAACTCACTGGAACAGCTGTTTGCCAGCGTCAGTGAACTTTGCAGATCATTTGTAGAAGGATAATAAGCCGTATGATTATAGCCCGCAACAAGCAGTAATGCCAACACTGCAAGCACCGTACCAATACCTGTAAACCAAATACCCTTATCGA
The nucleotide sequence above comes from Bacteroides intestinalis DSM 17393. Encoded proteins:
- a CDS encoding S41 family peptidase, translating into MKIKTLLFLFICLSLSACKDDDDPSGNSDRPDTQAWIEDTMREHYYWYNEIPVAGKLNYANDPETFFYSLLSDKDGKVRGSKHQYFSYIKELTGGNTRSTINEEYSYGFEFTGIYADKTHQDILALVLYVVKDSPADDAGLQRGDWITKINDAPVTDANFASLSGGEACSLTIAKWDPATKKFVLQNEKINLASARKVEDDPVYTWNVIESPVKNKKVGYLLYNHFTAGKSDDDTSYDNHLKSLSGSDFNGVDEFVLDLRYNNGGALSSGILLCTILQPGNQVGNKLGYLQYNDKQKNKKVQFNTNKSLLGSNGKNLNLKTLYVLVSSSSASASEMVINSLEPFMNVVVIGETTVGKNVGSLEYTSDDKKWEMHPIVCQIYNSVDFTDYADGIVPDVQLDEAFTYVDAQTVSPIEMFPLGDPNEHLFKAAIDLIDGKNTLTRSIDAPGTVAYKKVPGNSIDRKATGSVIINK
- a CDS encoding AraC family transcriptional regulator produces the protein MYKEYPPCSLLSPYIDKYWEFKGNPEYGMRINILPDGCTDFIFTLGEATQTVDGRLTMKPYRSYFIGPMNSYSELVAYAETIHMLGVRFLPSGLSRFIQLPLHELTNQRICADEVTNFFDASFAERLCEEDNFGDRIKIIEELFIKSLYKYDLQTDPQIAFAIEQINRHQGKLPVQSLVEDICLCQRQFERKFKMNTGYTPKIYSRIMQFKNAVDLLRSATCDNLLSTAVHAGYYDVPHLSREIKRMSGNTPYSFLALPSPEEEVTLTYVEA
- a CDS encoding DUF4251 domain-containing protein, giving the protein MKAIRIIFSLLLIMAISIPTLSAQTKKEKKELKKQAVEKLITSGKYKIDVNRALPARGRSVMLTSPYSVEIRNDSIISHLPYYGRAYSIPYGGGEGLNFKAPLTDYKLDWDKKGTAKIKFTARSTEDKFDFDIDIFSNGSSTIFVNMQNRQSINFQGEVDMTEKKMEK
- a CDS encoding type IX secretion system plug protein, coding for MKKTLPLFLICILICCGAHAQRTEVYNPHIHTVQVIANNDYMAPAVIRLGEGETVEISFDHLTHDYHRYQYVLTHCNADWTPSDLSETEYLDGFNDNPIEDHDISVNTTLPYTHYRLTFPNDQVRPKLSGNYRLLVYDDAEGKNKPAFSTCFRILEKEVNISAQVSSDTEIDRNKNHQQVSFSIQHKGYPIRNPQNEIRVHVLQDNRTDNEVTNLQPSYVGPDQLRYEHNRALIFPAGNEYRRFEMVSTRYASQGVESIRYHAPYYHVTLQPDLPRLLNYSYDQDQNGRFVIRYDEAVDNNTEADYFFVHFSLLWENPLTEGKFYLQGAFTYDDFNEENLLKYNPETHAYECARLLKQGAYNYQYLYVTPGSTVGSTAQAEGNFYETENEYLILVYHRPFGERYDRLIGMQQVSYK
- the mtgA gene encoding monofunctional biosynthetic peptidoglycan transglycosylase, which translates into the protein MKKVLRILRNLILFFFISTILTVVIYRFIPVYFTPLMVIRSTQQIFKGEKPVWHHSWVSFDKISPHLPMAVIASEDNRFATHNGFDFIEIKKAMKENETRKRKRGASTISQQTAKNVFLWPQSSWTRKGLEVYFTWLIELCWSKERIMEVYLNSIEMGKGIYGAEATAKYKFHTTAAKLTAGQSALIAATLPNPIRFDSAHPSAYILRRQSQILRLMKLVPKFPPVEKAEKK
- a CDS encoding MATE family efflux transporter; amino-acid sequence: MQGTKNLTKGPINRQLFNLAIPIMATSFIQMAYSLTDMAWVGRLGSEAVAAVGAVGILTWMSGSIALLNKVGSEVSVGQSIGTRSEQDARQFASHNISIALLISVCWAALLFLFADPILHIFELKEHITQNAVTYLRIVSTGLPFVFLSAAFTGIYNAAGRSKTPFYISGTGLIMNIILDPLFIFGFGWGTVGAALATWLSEATVFGIFIYQLRYKDNLLGGFPFLTRLKKKYTHRIFKLGLPVATLNTLFAFVNMFLSRTASEQGGHIGLMAFTTGGQIEAITWNTSQGFSTALSTFIAQNYAAGEKSRVKKAWRTTLWMTSIFGTLCSLLFIFFGSEVFSIFVPEPEAFRVGGDFLRIDGYSQLFMMLEITMQGVFYGLGRTIPPAIISISCNYMRIPVALLLVHMGMGVDAIWWAVSATTIAKGFILTFWFILIKRKIL
- a CDS encoding pyridoxamine 5'-phosphate oxidase family protein — translated: METLEKKAAEMLQKSEVVVLTSINQEGYPRPVPMSMVKAEGISTVWMSTGNDSWKTVDFRKNPKGGLCFYAQGDSVCMTGDVEVITDADIKQELWQDWFINHFPGGPTDPNYVILKFKANHATYWIEGKFIHRKV
- a CDS encoding OmpA family protein; this translates as MKKMKISVLLLSGAILLGSCSTMNNTAKGGVIGGGSGAAAGAIIGGLIGKGKGAAIGAAVGAAVGTGAGVAIGHKMDKKAAEAAKIEGAQVEKVTDTNGLAAVKVTFESGILFGFNSSALSNTSKASLRELAQILKEDPTTDIAIVGHTDKVGTYEANMKVSKDRAYTVENYLQDCGVSPAQFKQVEGVGYNQYDDSMTASQNRRVDIYMYASEQMIKNAEAGK